A single genomic interval of Thermithiobacillus plumbiphilus harbors:
- the ispD gene encoding 2-C-methyl-D-erythritol 4-phosphate cytidylyltransferase, which produces MSDSEISRPVWAVIPAAGSGSRMGTAIPKQFLMLQDKPVLAHTLDRLGLHPRLRGIQVATAADKAQWNAVAQHVAPLTRDKLLPVCVGGESRAQSVLRGLEALDAHADPRDWVLVHDAARPCLRQADIDALLQALDAGAEGAILGAPVADTLKRVDNCVIQETVPRQQLWRAFTPQAFRLGSLRAALSAALRQGVEITDEASAIERAGGHPRMVQGHTDNLKITLSEDMDMAAIILVGILAGEN; this is translated from the coding sequence ATGTCGGATTCCGAAATCAGTCGACCGGTCTGGGCCGTGATACCGGCTGCGGGCAGCGGCTCGCGCATGGGTACGGCTATCCCGAAGCAGTTTCTGATGCTGCAGGACAAACCGGTGCTGGCCCATACCCTGGACCGGCTGGGGCTGCATCCGCGCCTGCGCGGCATTCAGGTCGCCACTGCAGCAGACAAGGCGCAATGGAATGCCGTTGCCCAGCACGTGGCGCCCCTCACCCGGGACAAGCTGCTGCCGGTCTGCGTCGGTGGTGAAAGCCGCGCACAATCCGTGCTGCGCGGCCTGGAGGCCCTGGACGCCCATGCCGACCCCAGGGATTGGGTACTGGTGCACGATGCCGCCCGGCCCTGCCTGCGCCAGGCGGATATCGATGCCCTGCTGCAGGCGCTCGATGCCGGCGCCGAGGGCGCCATTCTCGGCGCGCCGGTGGCGGACACGCTCAAGCGCGTGGATAATTGCGTGATCCAGGAGACTGTGCCACGCCAGCAGCTCTGGCGCGCCTTCACGCCTCAGGCCTTCCGGCTGGGTAGTCTGCGTGCCGCCCTGAGCGCGGCGCTGCGCCAGGGTGTCGAGATCACCGACGAGGCCAGTGCCATCGAGAGGGCCGGTGGCCACCCGCGCATGGTGCAGGGGCACACGGACAATCTCAAGATCACTTTGTCAGAGGACATGGACATGGCGGCCATTATTCTGGTCGGCATTCTCGCCGGGGAGAATTAG